In Rana temporaria chromosome 3, aRanTem1.1, whole genome shotgun sequence, a single window of DNA contains:
- the LOC120932499 gene encoding protein phosphatase 1 regulatory subunit 3C-like yields the protein MPGDFSMCLCLSPPPPLQLRRPSTGTLRPCLASFPRPPDTRKKGVVFADALGLALTTVRHFSRSFFDEDPLVLALASLRVLRPFSTSSYTLDFQPPAHDYTGFQAKLNKQQVCLEQCAVQGAAVAGTIKVRNLGYEKRVTLRVSYDHWQSHYDLLCSYLHDPYGGRETDMFSFRLPLAPGAQRAEFCISFWCQGKEYWDNNEGENYAVHKETQHGKNLLQRVYW from the coding sequence ATGCCTGGCGATTTCTCCATGTGTCTGTGTCTCAGTCCACCTCCTCCACTACAGTTGCGTCGTCCATCTACAGGAACACTTCGACCATGCCTGGCTTCATTTCCTCGTCCCCCTGACACCCGTAAAAAGGGTGTAGTCTTTGCTGATGCCCTTGGACTAGCTCTTACTACTGTTCGCCATTTCTCACGCTCGTTCTTTGATGAGGATCCCCTGGTACTTGCATTGGCTTCCTTGCGAGTCTTGCGTCCTTTCTCCACCTCATCGTACACACTGGACTTTCAGCCTCCTGCTCATGACTATACTGGCTTCCAAGCTAAGCTCAACAAGCAGCAGGTATGCCTGGAGCAGTGCGCGGTCCAGGGGGCTGCGGTGGCAGGCACTATAAAAGTTCGTAACCTTGGCTATGAGAAACGGGTCACTCTAAGAGTGAGCTATGACCACTGGCAAAGCCACTATGACCTTCTGTGCTCTTATCTCCACGATCCGTATGGTGGACGGGAGACTGATATGTTTTCTTTCAGGCTTCCGCTGGCACCAGGCGCTCAACGTGCGGAGTTCTGTATCTCCTTCTGGTGCCAGGGCAAGGAATACTGGGACAACAATGAAGGTGAAAACTATGCAGTACACAAGGAGACCCAACATGGCAAAAACCTTCTTCAAAGGGTGTATTGGTGA